Proteins encoded by one window of Chondromyces crocatus:
- a CDS encoding class I SAM-dependent methyltransferase: MRTQIGKNQLDIARDELLARLEGHSRVLVDVGTGDGRFVYRWASAHPETLCIGLDAVGERMREVSHRASRKPARGGRPNALFVVASAQALPEELTGLADLISINYPWSSLFSALVLPDPVVLAGLRRVARPGAELLLLLNQSVLDDRPYAERLGLPPLSEERIESELRPAYLAAGFTLLEHRLLEGDAPHQTSWGQHLTLGSGRRTRLVTAQAVNPASMSASEPRASSGAAEGD, translated from the coding sequence CTGCTCGCCCGGCTGGAGGGGCACAGCCGCGTCCTCGTCGACGTGGGCACGGGGGATGGCCGCTTCGTGTACCGCTGGGCGAGCGCCCACCCGGAGACGCTGTGCATCGGCCTCGACGCGGTCGGCGAGCGCATGCGTGAGGTGTCCCACCGAGCATCGCGCAAACCAGCGCGTGGGGGTCGCCCGAATGCGCTGTTCGTCGTGGCGTCCGCTCAGGCGCTGCCCGAGGAGCTCACGGGTCTCGCTGACCTCATCTCCATCAATTACCCCTGGTCCTCGCTCTTCTCCGCCCTGGTGCTGCCGGATCCCGTGGTGCTCGCTGGCCTCCGGCGCGTCGCGCGTCCCGGGGCCGAGCTGCTCCTGTTGCTGAACCAGAGTGTCCTCGACGACCGCCCTTATGCAGAACGCCTCGGCCTCCCTCCTCTCTCCGAGGAGAGGATCGAGTCCGAGCTGCGTCCTGCCTACCTCGCAGCCGGTTTCACGCTGCTGGAGCACCGGCTGCTGGAAGGCGACGCGCCTCACCAGACCTCGTGGGGTCAGCACCTGACGCTCGGCTCGGGGCGTCGCACGCGCCTCGTGACGGCCCAGGCGGTCAACCCTGCGTCCATGTCGGCGAGCGAACCCCGTGCATCGTCAGGGGCGGCTGAGGGCGACTGA
- a CDS encoding DUF2247 family protein, with product MPGLDDVMAFATERLTDSMPPPEGAIEFAVASSSYTQEVWRIVRKLSGNEPSNPIKERRKLRLILLQETIAELSEAPVQAQLSLTDFWQGFDFPPDSPHLVQGRGNSMMPTDDDTEATCRRYIEAHEAWVEAKTAALRG from the coding sequence ATGCCCGGCCTCGACGACGTGATGGCCTTCGCGACCGAACGACTCACCGATTCGATGCCGCCACCAGAGGGAGCCATTGAATTCGCAGTCGCTTCTAGCAGCTACACTCAAGAGGTATGGAGGATTGTCCGGAAGCTTTCTGGGAATGAGCCGTCCAATCCAATCAAGGAACGCCGCAAATTGCGGCTCATACTTCTGCAAGAGACCATCGCGGAGCTTTCTGAAGCCCCGGTTCAAGCGCAGCTCTCCCTGACGGACTTCTGGCAAGGGTTCGATTTCCCTCCCGACAGTCCGCACCTCGTTCAGGGTCGCGGCAATTCGATGATGCCGACCGACGATGACACCGAAGCCACCTGCCGTCGCTACATCGAGGCGCATGAAGCCTGGGTCGAGGCGAAGACCGCAGCGCTTCGAGGTTGA
- a CDS encoding GNAT family N-acetyltransferase, translating to MRRASQRDAVAIARAHVDSWQASYLGLIPAAVLNRLSVSTQAASWRRILSADESGTHTWVIANDSMIIGFSSAGPSRDDDDGAQVGEIYTLYLVPPAWGRGLGSELLDGVLHALARRGFDTATLWVLTGNTRARRFYEINGFLPDGAHRPTRVGDAQLPEMRYRRAL from the coding sequence ATGCGTCGAGCCAGCCAGCGGGATGCCGTCGCCATCGCGCGCGCGCATGTCGATAGCTGGCAGGCGTCCTACCTGGGGTTGATACCCGCCGCCGTGCTGAACCGGCTCTCCGTGTCCACCCAGGCGGCAAGCTGGCGCCGCATCCTGAGCGCAGACGAGAGCGGCACCCACACCTGGGTGATCGCCAACGACAGCATGATCATCGGCTTCTCCAGCGCAGGGCCGAGCCGCGACGACGACGATGGAGCGCAGGTCGGCGAGATCTACACCCTCTATCTCGTCCCGCCGGCGTGGGGTCGAGGCCTCGGTAGTGAGCTGCTCGACGGGGTGCTGCACGCCCTGGCGCGTCGAGGGTTCGACACGGCGACGCTGTGGGTCCTCACAGGCAACACCCGGGCACGGCGGTTCTACGAGATCAACGGGTTCCTGCCCGATGGCGCTCACCGGCCCACGCGGGTCGGCGATGCCCAGCTCCCCGAGATGCGGTACCGCCGGGCGCTCTGA
- a CDS encoding serine/threonine-protein kinase, which produces MEEPGAGLLDDTVELPPSLHARFEAFELLGRGATGAVYRARDFRLGRDVAIKLLLGADPERGASLLREVRAQARMSHENICEIYEAGTADHARYIVMQLIEGNPLDRAKATMTLEEKVKAIQQIASALHAAHRLGLVHRDVKPSNIMVERHEDGSWTPYLLDFGLAREVGDSGRTVTGAILGTPAFMAPEQAEGKVRTLDRRTDVYGLGATLYDVLTGRPPFASGSLFELLEEVRSQDAAPLRTLDRDIPRDLEAIVMKCLEKEPSARYESARALGDDLQRFLDGEAVQARRGSFVYALRKRVRRHRGAVVLTITALVAIALSVALWGRSRRLAAEQATLSRELGERVKEMELFLRNAHGLPLHDIERERDVVRTLLDRIKGQMAAAGEIGQGPGRYALGRGHLALQEFEVALDHLKQAAAAGYHPPELDYAMGIALGALYRKALEATKQLQEARRQEATAVIEARFKEPALAHLRAALGGTVETPAYAEGLIAFYEERLDEALAKSRDAFAAAPWLYEAKKLEGDVLFERGIRLGHDAAFDPRAMTDWFEQAAEAYRLAADIGRSDPALHDATCTLWTQAMNGAFAHGGPVRSRFEAAIAACERAIAATPRSATGYVKLAWVHNAFAWRVATGALPNEDPERVIAEATAHAEQAVQRSPDDPLARYVLSALWRTRALYTGSLGFDVSPAIDHAIAGYEAVLQLDTGDGEGALRQHDVYLWTLNELCSSFLIRAEREGLHGADPRPSLDQAIPHCDRALEHDPAFVYPRNNKVIAPILLAEHLVGSGSSPEAAVREATAAIEEVKRVSPQHPTVPFWLTSLRLIEATWRLESGVDAEAAILDAETSARELERHQPWSPTSHRARGEASLLRARWLMAQERDPTAALLEARRALRHAMETTPWDAGYRVWNARAEIIALRWALRKGGERAVTFEAALAPILPLLEVQRVTPHLYLALAEIHELRAASRLDRREAEKDIAEGLRRTEETLAIHPHLGNALACKGRLLLLRARRSTTADRRAAATQAGEAFAAAILHNPQLARTQRHNLDEARQMAGSSGSPTDLR; this is translated from the coding sequence GTGGAAGAGCCTGGAGCCGGGCTCCTCGACGACACGGTCGAGCTGCCGCCGTCCCTTCATGCGCGGTTCGAGGCCTTCGAGCTGCTCGGCCGTGGTGCGACGGGCGCGGTCTATCGCGCGAGGGACTTCCGGCTGGGCCGCGACGTGGCCATCAAGCTGCTGCTGGGGGCCGACCCCGAGCGGGGAGCGAGTTTGCTGCGCGAGGTGCGGGCGCAGGCGCGCATGTCTCACGAGAACATCTGCGAGATCTACGAGGCGGGCACCGCCGATCACGCGCGCTACATCGTGATGCAGCTCATCGAGGGCAACCCGCTCGATCGGGCGAAGGCCACGATGACGCTGGAAGAGAAGGTGAAGGCCATCCAGCAGATCGCTTCGGCGCTGCACGCCGCCCACCGGCTCGGGCTCGTCCACAGGGACGTCAAGCCGTCGAACATCATGGTGGAGCGCCACGAGGACGGCAGCTGGACACCGTACCTCCTCGATTTCGGCCTCGCGCGCGAGGTGGGCGACAGCGGACGCACCGTGACGGGCGCCATCCTGGGGACGCCCGCCTTCATGGCCCCGGAGCAGGCCGAGGGAAAAGTGCGAACGCTCGACCGACGGACCGACGTCTACGGGCTGGGCGCCACGCTGTACGACGTGCTGACCGGGAGACCTCCCTTCGCCTCCGGCAGCCTGTTCGAACTCCTGGAGGAAGTCCGGAGCCAGGATGCCGCACCACTCCGGACCCTGGATCGCGACATCCCCCGAGATCTGGAAGCGATCGTGATGAAGTGCCTCGAGAAAGAGCCCTCGGCGCGGTACGAGTCGGCGCGGGCGCTCGGTGACGACCTGCAGCGGTTCCTCGACGGGGAAGCGGTGCAGGCGCGCCGAGGTAGTTTCGTGTACGCCCTGCGCAAGCGGGTACGACGTCATCGAGGCGCCGTGGTGCTCACCATCACGGCGCTCGTCGCGATCGCGCTCAGCGTGGCGCTCTGGGGTCGAAGCCGGCGCCTTGCCGCCGAGCAAGCCACGCTCTCGCGCGAGCTCGGCGAGCGTGTGAAGGAAATGGAGCTGTTCCTGCGAAACGCCCATGGCCTGCCGCTTCACGACATCGAGCGCGAGCGCGACGTCGTGCGGACCCTCCTGGACCGGATCAAAGGCCAGATGGCCGCCGCGGGAGAGATCGGTCAGGGCCCGGGTCGGTACGCTCTGGGCCGGGGACACCTTGCGCTGCAGGAGTTCGAGGTGGCGCTCGACCACCTGAAACAGGCCGCCGCAGCGGGCTATCACCCCCCCGAGCTCGACTACGCGATGGGCATCGCGCTGGGAGCACTCTATCGGAAGGCGCTCGAGGCCACAAAGCAGCTCCAGGAGGCTCGACGGCAGGAGGCCACGGCGGTCATCGAGGCGCGCTTCAAAGAGCCTGCGCTCGCGCACCTCCGGGCAGCGCTCGGGGGTACCGTCGAGACCCCTGCTTACGCGGAGGGGCTCATCGCGTTCTACGAGGAGCGGCTCGACGAGGCGCTCGCCAAGTCCAGAGACGCATTCGCAGCTGCACCGTGGCTCTACGAGGCGAAGAAACTGGAAGGGGACGTCCTGTTCGAGCGCGGGATCCGCCTCGGCCACGACGCTGCCTTCGACCCCCGCGCCATGACCGACTGGTTCGAGCAGGCCGCGGAGGCCTACCGACTCGCCGCGGACATCGGGCGCTCCGATCCAGCCCTTCATGATGCGACCTGCACCCTGTGGACCCAGGCCATGAACGGCGCGTTTGCTCATGGTGGCCCGGTGAGGTCACGCTTCGAGGCAGCGATCGCGGCATGCGAGAGAGCGATCGCTGCGACCCCCCGCAGCGCCACGGGATACGTCAAGCTCGCCTGGGTGCACAATGCTTTCGCGTGGCGCGTGGCGACCGGCGCGCTCCCGAACGAAGATCCAGAGCGCGTGATCGCCGAGGCGACGGCTCACGCGGAGCAAGCGGTGCAGCGGAGCCCCGACGACCCACTGGCCCGCTACGTGCTAAGCGCCCTCTGGCGAACGCGCGCCCTGTACACGGGCAGCCTCGGGTTCGACGTATCGCCCGCGATCGACCATGCCATCGCTGGCTACGAGGCCGTGCTCCAGCTCGACACCGGAGACGGCGAGGGCGCTCTGCGACAGCACGACGTCTACCTGTGGACCCTGAACGAGCTGTGCTCCTCGTTTCTGATCCGCGCCGAGCGAGAGGGTCTTCACGGAGCCGATCCCAGGCCCTCTCTGGACCAGGCGATCCCCCACTGTGATCGCGCCCTCGAGCACGATCCCGCCTTCGTGTACCCGAGAAACAACAAGGTCATCGCGCCAATCCTCCTGGCCGAACACCTCGTCGGCTCGGGAAGCTCGCCCGAGGCAGCCGTCCGAGAGGCGACGGCGGCGATCGAGGAGGTGAAACGGGTGAGCCCACAGCACCCCACCGTCCCTTTCTGGCTCACCTCCCTTCGCCTCATCGAGGCGACCTGGAGGCTCGAATCGGGCGTGGATGCCGAGGCCGCCATCCTCGACGCCGAGACCAGCGCGCGAGAACTCGAGCGCCACCAGCCGTGGTCGCCGACCTCTCACAGGGCACGCGGTGAGGCGTCCTTGTTGAGAGCGCGGTGGCTGATGGCACAGGAGCGGGATCCGACGGCTGCGCTCCTCGAGGCCCGAAGAGCGCTCCGCCACGCCATGGAGACGACCCCCTGGGACGCTGGCTACCGCGTCTGGAACGCCCGCGCCGAGATCATCGCCCTGCGCTGGGCGCTCCGGAAAGGCGGCGAGCGGGCCGTCACCTTCGAGGCCGCGCTCGCGCCGATCCTACCGTTGCTCGAGGTTCAGCGCGTCACTCCACACCTTTACCTCGCTCTGGCCGAGATTCATGAGCTACGGGCTGCCTCGCGCCTGGATCGGCGCGAGGCGGAGAAAGACATCGCCGAGGGCCTCCGGCGAACGGAGGAGACGCTCGCGATCCATCCCCATCTCGGCAACGCGCTCGCATGCAAAGGGCGATTGCTGCTTCTCCGCGCCCGGCGTTCGACGACTGCCGACCGACGCGCTGCGGCTACCCAGGCAGGCGAAGCCTTCGCCGCAGCGATTCTGCACAACCCGCAGCTCGCCCGGACTCAACGGCACAACCTCGACGAGGCGCGCCAGATGGCCGGGTCGAGTGGCTCCCCGACGGATCTTCGCTGA
- a CDS encoding choice-of-anchor Q domain-containing protein, with product MRASHLVFPLLAVAAIAACGGDEGGSSSNGSGGAGGTGAGAGPGTGGSDVPPPPPPDPICDAPVAPVDVSQPSAVVGNGTPASCTEAALDAALASGSVIVFDCGPQPVTIPIRSAKSIQQDTVIDGGGRVTLDGGGESRIFELDTGNYEATTPTLTVQRLTFTGGKASGTSVPLGTDTDGGGGAIYHLGGTVVVIDSVFDGNACALEGPDVAGGAIYGIGLGETIVVGSTFVNNRGANGGAIGALGTALTIVNSTFVNNTATGAGANYVDGNGQQAGRGGNGGALVMDGRGRMLTICGTLVQENTSGAFGGALFRTGYETEPTVIDRSHFDGNRALDRTDDLPSGAGGLYIQGTRVTMTATTVSRNAARSSAGLWILGHGPAPAVADLTNVTLAGNFTWPREDFTQRGIGGGLTIGDNTTGTLLNCTVAGNQAQFASGIARVSSVTLRNTIVSNEADNEYTPLNCTGAAYNNPPGSGENNVQWPNGIQDDMDCVAGITRADPMLGPLGDHGGLAPTMVPAEGSPVLGAGTSCPPTDQRGNPRNTASCALGAHEP from the coding sequence ATGCGCGCTTCGCACCTTGTCTTTCCACTCCTCGCGGTCGCCGCCATCGCTGCATGTGGCGGTGACGAGGGCGGCTCCTCCAGCAACGGCTCCGGTGGAGCAGGCGGCACGGGTGCAGGCGCGGGCCCCGGGACCGGCGGAAGCGATGTGCCTCCCCCTCCCCCACCCGATCCGATCTGCGACGCGCCCGTCGCTCCTGTCGACGTGAGCCAGCCCTCCGCGGTGGTGGGCAATGGCACCCCTGCGAGCTGCACGGAAGCCGCACTCGATGCGGCGCTGGCCTCGGGGAGCGTCATCGTCTTCGACTGCGGTCCCCAGCCAGTGACGATCCCCATCCGCTCTGCCAAGTCGATCCAGCAAGACACGGTGATCGATGGGGGTGGTCGGGTGACCCTCGATGGGGGTGGGGAAAGTCGGATCTTCGAGCTCGATACGGGCAACTACGAAGCCACGACCCCCACGCTCACCGTGCAGCGGCTGACGTTCACAGGCGGGAAGGCCAGCGGCACGAGCGTCCCGCTCGGGACCGACACCGACGGCGGAGGGGGCGCGATCTATCACCTCGGTGGGACGGTGGTGGTCATCGACAGCGTGTTCGACGGCAATGCATGCGCGCTCGAAGGCCCCGACGTGGCGGGTGGAGCGATCTACGGGATCGGCCTTGGCGAGACGATCGTGGTGGGAAGCACGTTCGTGAACAACCGCGGCGCGAATGGCGGCGCCATCGGCGCGCTGGGGACCGCGCTCACCATCGTGAACAGCACGTTCGTGAACAACACGGCGACCGGCGCGGGCGCGAACTACGTCGACGGCAACGGTCAGCAGGCGGGCCGCGGGGGAAACGGCGGCGCGCTCGTGATGGATGGACGGGGGCGGATGCTGACGATCTGTGGCACGCTCGTGCAAGAAAACACGAGTGGGGCCTTCGGGGGAGCGCTGTTCAGGACCGGTTACGAGACCGAGCCCACCGTCATCGATCGCTCGCACTTCGACGGCAACCGGGCCCTCGACCGGACCGACGATCTGCCAAGCGGTGCCGGTGGCCTCTACATTCAGGGGACCCGGGTGACCATGACGGCGACGACGGTGTCCCGGAACGCCGCACGATCGAGCGCGGGGCTCTGGATCCTGGGGCATGGGCCCGCGCCTGCCGTGGCCGATCTGACGAACGTGACGCTGGCGGGGAACTTCACCTGGCCGCGCGAGGACTTCACCCAGCGCGGGATCGGTGGAGGCCTGACGATCGGCGACAACACGACGGGGACGCTGCTCAACTGCACGGTCGCCGGGAATCAGGCGCAGTTCGCCTCCGGCATCGCCCGGGTCAGCAGCGTGACGCTGCGCAACACGATCGTGAGCAACGAGGCAGATAACGAGTACACGCCGCTGAACTGCACCGGGGCCGCCTACAACAACCCGCCGGGCAGCGGGGAGAACAACGTGCAGTGGCCCAATGGGATCCAGGACGACATGGACTGCGTGGCCGGGATCACGCGCGCCGATCCGATGCTCGGGCCCCTGGGCGACCACGGCGGCCTGGCCCCGACGATGGTTCCCGCAGAAGGAAGTCCGGTGCTGGGCGCAGGGACGAGCTGCCCGCCGACCGACCAGCGAGGCAACCCGCGCAACACGGCCTCATGCGCGCTGGGAGCCCACGAGCCGTGA
- a CDS encoding CehA/McbA family metallohydrolase — protein MSHSSRPAPSTSLRPVPSTASVLEESNTRPRKRRLRFAVAGVALTTLLIGGFMIRRVESSEAPDLAREQLPTTPPRFAEQLDVSVFQRGNLHTHSARTDGDSPAQLVAAWYRNHGYQFLALTDHNSFMDGARPPETQEHDFVLIPGEEITMIAASQPVHVNALCTKERIGGGTFRTPGAALSWATSKILEQDGIALVNHPNFHWALEPEHIAEAKGAQLLEIFSGHPHVRSDGDATHTSAESKWEHMISSGHAMAAVAVDDMHALNPTSKNVPQAGPGIAWVEVFAEETSQEAICAALKAGQLYASAGPRIKRLTVSGDELSIELPSADIKVEFLDRWGLLLAIEPPTPTEQGTAYRSTYRLRGPEHYVRARLTAPNGTRAWTQPYWVTR, from the coding sequence ATGTCCCATTCCTCCAGACCCGCACCGTCGACCTCGTTGAGACCCGTCCCGTCGACCGCCAGCGTGCTCGAGGAGTCGAACACGCGGCCGCGCAAACGCCGCCTGCGCTTCGCCGTTGCGGGCGTCGCGCTGACGACCCTGCTCATCGGCGGCTTCATGATCCGACGAGTCGAGTCGTCCGAAGCGCCAGACCTCGCACGGGAGCAGCTCCCCACCACACCACCGCGCTTCGCCGAGCAGCTCGACGTGAGCGTCTTCCAGCGTGGCAACCTCCACACGCACTCCGCGCGAACGGACGGCGACAGCCCCGCGCAGCTCGTGGCGGCCTGGTATCGCAACCACGGCTACCAGTTCCTCGCGCTCACCGATCACAACAGCTTCATGGATGGTGCGCGACCTCCCGAGACCCAAGAGCACGACTTCGTGCTCATCCCTGGCGAAGAGATCACCATGATCGCCGCCAGCCAGCCCGTACACGTCAACGCTCTCTGCACGAAGGAGCGCATCGGTGGCGGCACCTTCCGCACGCCGGGCGCCGCGCTCTCCTGGGCCACGTCGAAGATCCTGGAGCAAGACGGCATCGCCCTCGTCAACCACCCCAACTTCCACTGGGCCCTCGAGCCGGAGCACATCGCCGAGGCCAAGGGCGCCCAGCTCCTCGAGATCTTCAGCGGCCACCCGCACGTGCGCAGCGACGGCGACGCCACGCACACGTCCGCGGAGTCGAAGTGGGAGCACATGATCTCCTCCGGCCACGCCATGGCGGCCGTCGCCGTCGACGACATGCACGCGCTCAACCCCACCAGCAAGAACGTGCCCCAGGCAGGACCGGGCATCGCGTGGGTCGAGGTGTTCGCCGAGGAGACCTCGCAGGAGGCGATCTGCGCCGCGCTGAAGGCAGGTCAGCTCTACGCCTCCGCTGGACCGCGCATCAAGCGCCTCACCGTCTCGGGGGACGAGCTGTCGATCGAGCTCCCCTCCGCCGACATCAAGGTCGAGTTCCTCGATCGCTGGGGCCTGCTCCTCGCCATCGAGCCGCCCACGCCCACCGAGCAGGGGACGGCGTACCGCTCCACCTACCGCCTCCGCGGCCCGGAGCACTACGTCCGCGCCCGCCTCACGGCACCGAATGGCACGCGCGCGTGGACCCAGCCTTACTGGGTCACCCGCTGA
- a CDS encoding sigma 54-interacting transcriptional regulator has product MSPEHAVSLTLTSIDQGSALRLPHIGVTVTLPDRRIIEAPLEMTPLVLGSSPECDLVVPDPRVSRRHCELRLTERGVLLRDLGSKNGTLIRGVPVLEAWLPPTVPVTLGASEVMVQPLGVGSVLPLSTSVSFGEALGQSLSMRVLFAKLERAAPTDETLLLLGESGTGKEILTKAIHEQSRRRGGPFVVVDCGAIAPSLIEGELFGHGRGAFTGAATAKPGLLERAHGGTLFIDEIGELPLDVQPKLLRAIETRQTRRLGTNEWQSFDARIVAATHRNLRTRALEGSFRQDLYYRLAVIELHVPSLRERKDDIPQLVERFLATRAPPCTLADLPPHAMPLLQAYDWPGNVRELRNAVARLILFPELLPELLGPGLSLTNTHPFEASAPSPKGDTAAPTALGTTDPEAERLGRLLDLSLPEAREVVLEELERNYVAAKLRQYEGNISRAAEAMGVSRQLVHRLLDRHGMRAR; this is encoded by the coding sequence ATGTCTCCGGAGCATGCCGTCTCGCTGACGCTGACGAGCATCGATCAAGGAAGTGCCCTCCGACTGCCGCACATCGGCGTCACCGTCACCTTGCCGGACCGCCGTATCATCGAGGCACCGCTCGAGATGACACCTCTGGTCCTCGGTTCGAGCCCAGAGTGCGATCTCGTCGTCCCCGACCCACGCGTCTCTCGCCGCCACTGTGAACTCCGACTCACCGAACGAGGCGTGCTGCTGCGCGACCTGGGCAGCAAGAACGGCACGCTGATCCGGGGTGTCCCCGTTCTCGAGGCGTGGCTCCCTCCCACGGTCCCGGTCACCTTGGGCGCCTCCGAGGTCATGGTGCAGCCTCTCGGGGTAGGCTCCGTGCTCCCCCTGTCGACCAGCGTCTCCTTCGGGGAGGCCCTTGGACAGAGCCTGTCGATGCGCGTCCTCTTCGCGAAGCTCGAGCGCGCCGCGCCGACCGACGAGACGCTCCTCTTGCTCGGCGAGTCAGGCACGGGAAAGGAGATCCTGACCAAGGCCATCCACGAGCAAAGCCGGCGCCGTGGAGGGCCCTTCGTGGTCGTCGACTGCGGTGCGATCGCGCCGAGCCTCATCGAGGGCGAACTCTTCGGGCACGGCCGTGGCGCGTTCACGGGCGCTGCCACGGCGAAGCCTGGCCTGCTCGAGCGCGCGCATGGAGGCACCCTTTTCATCGACGAGATCGGAGAACTACCCCTCGACGTGCAGCCGAAGCTCCTCCGCGCCATCGAGACGCGGCAGACGCGACGCCTGGGCACGAACGAATGGCAGTCCTTCGACGCCCGCATCGTCGCAGCCACGCACAGGAACCTCCGGACCCGGGCGCTCGAGGGCTCGTTCCGACAGGATCTGTACTACCGGCTCGCCGTCATCGAGCTGCACGTGCCGTCGCTTCGCGAACGAAAGGACGACATCCCTCAGCTCGTCGAGCGCTTTCTCGCTACCCGCGCCCCTCCGTGCACCCTGGCGGACTTGCCGCCGCATGCGATGCCGTTGCTCCAGGCCTACGACTGGCCAGGGAACGTGCGGGAGCTCCGGAACGCCGTGGCGCGGCTGATCCTCTTCCCCGAACTGCTGCCGGAGCTGCTCGGCCCCGGGCTGTCTCTCACCAACACGCACCCCTTCGAAGCGTCTGCCCCTTCCCCGAAGGGCGACACCGCCGCCCCGACGGCCTTGGGCACCACCGATCCCGAGGCCGAGCGCCTGGGCCGGCTCCTCGATTTGTCGCTGCCCGAGGCACGGGAGGTGGTCCTGGAGGAACTCGAACGGAACTACGTGGCGGCAAAGCTCAGACAGTACGAGGGCAACATCTCCCGCGCGGCGGAGGCCATGGGTGTCTCACGTCAGCTCGTCCATCGCCTGCTGGACAGGCACGGCATGCGCGCGAGATGA